A region of Nitrospirota bacterium DNA encodes the following proteins:
- the cobI gene encoding precorrin-2 C(20)-methyltransferase → MTGKLYVIGVGPGDPELMTLKAVRILKETPCIFVPKGREEGSSLALSIVRKELSLEGKELVELHFPMMKTAPHPGPLPGGERENVDGPILRGEREFSPAHELDSKWNEAVHAIVSVLEQGSDAAFITIGDPGIYSTFFYLYDKLLERIPALAIEIIPGISSINAAAARAGLSLGLGNERIAILPANYLDSLEETLEKFDTVVLMKVSKVFNTVRDMLNRMNRAAQATYVVRAGMDDERVYKDIGQVNEEDTNYFSLMIVRKR, encoded by the coding sequence ATGACCGGAAAATTGTATGTAATCGGAGTCGGGCCGGGTGATCCTGAACTTATGACGCTGAAGGCTGTCAGAATACTGAAAGAGACGCCGTGTATTTTTGTGCCGAAAGGCCGCGAAGAAGGGTCGAGCCTTGCGCTGTCGATCGTGCGGAAGGAGCTTTCGTTGGAGGGCAAGGAGCTTGTTGAATTACACTTTCCCATGATGAAAACCGCCCCTCATCCTGGCCCTCTCCCCGGCGGGGAGAGGGAAAATGTGGATGGCCCTATCCTACGGGGGGAGAGGGAGTTCTCGCCGGCTCATGAGCTTGATTCCAAATGGAATGAAGCCGTTCATGCCATCGTTTCCGTGCTTGAACAAGGGAGTGACGCGGCCTTCATCACCATCGGCGATCCCGGGATATACAGCACATTCTTTTATCTTTATGATAAACTGCTTGAGCGCATACCCGCGCTTGCCATCGAGATTATTCCCGGCATATCTTCCATAAACGCGGCTGCTGCACGGGCCGGGCTCTCTCTGGGTCTCGGCAATGAACGGATCGCCATTCTGCCGGCAAATTATCTGGATAGCCTGGAGGAAACGCTGGAGAAGTTCGATACCGTGGTGCTCATGAAGGTCAGCAAAGTGTTCAATACGGTCAGGGATATGCTGAACAGGATGAACCGTGCGGCACAGGCGACCTATGTGGTGCGGGCAGGCATGGACGATGAACGGGTGTATAAGGACATTGGTCAGGTGAACGAGGAGGATACGAATTATTTCTCCCTCATGATCGTGAGGAAACGATGA
- a CDS encoding DNA gyrase inhibitor YacG encodes MKDRTITCPICKKEAPWNGNGSRPFCSERCRLIDLGKWASDEYRIAGARGEIPDADREEKNNTEE; translated from the coding sequence ATGAAAGACCGAACAATCACCTGCCCGATATGTAAAAAAGAAGCACCCTGGAACGGGAATGGATCCAGGCCGTTCTGCTCTGAGCGATGCAGGCTGATCGACCTGGGGAAATGGGCCTCGGACGAGTACCGTATCGCCGGCGCACGGGGAGAAATACCCGACGCAGACCGGGAAGAAAAAAATAATACAGAAGAGTAG
- a CDS encoding DUF169 domain-containing protein: MDTRKVKDSLNRLLRYLPVRMPTTGWSFAHKAPACVVSPENRTWTCMFGYINRIVRGEPVCFSSENTGCSGASCYLGFKTPSKDAGSFLAQKEKFKKDAALGNAFYEHIGAHASETKFIIWGTIDNSDEDAEIEVVNLWVDAVNLAGLVTLSNYDRPNNDNVSVPFASGCQSIWTIPYKEKHAEESKGIVGCMDPAMRKYLPSDVVSFSVPTKRFVEMTENISGSFLEQSGWKNLMDEKVHSSGRARRNPT; the protein is encoded by the coding sequence ATGGATACCCGAAAAGTAAAAGACAGTCTAAATCGTTTGCTTCGGTATCTCCCGGTCAGGATGCCGACCACAGGGTGGTCATTTGCTCACAAAGCGCCTGCTTGTGTGGTAAGTCCTGAAAACAGAACATGGACATGCATGTTCGGCTATATAAACAGGATCGTCCGAGGCGAACCAGTCTGTTTTTCCTCTGAAAATACCGGATGCAGTGGTGCATCATGTTACTTAGGATTCAAGACGCCATCGAAGGATGCAGGTAGCTTTCTGGCGCAAAAAGAAAAGTTCAAGAAAGATGCGGCTCTCGGAAATGCTTTTTACGAACATATCGGCGCCCATGCTTCGGAAACTAAATTCATAATTTGGGGTACCATTGACAACAGCGATGAGGATGCGGAAATTGAAGTTGTCAATTTATGGGTGGATGCCGTCAATCTGGCCGGGCTTGTAACATTATCCAATTATGACCGCCCTAATAACGATAACGTAAGTGTGCCTTTTGCATCAGGTTGCCAAAGTATCTGGACTATCCCCTATAAAGAGAAGCACGCGGAAGAATCAAAAGGCATTGTCGGGTGCATGGATCCGGCTATGAGAAAATATCTGCCTTCGGATGTCGTTTCTTTCTCAGTACCAACGAAACGGTTTGTAGAAATGACAGAGAATATATCAGGAAGTTTTCTGGAACAGAGTGGATGGAAAAACTTGATGGATGAGAAAGTTCATAGCTCGGGTAGAGCACGGCGCAACCCGACATAA
- a CDS encoding 4-oxalocrotonate tautomerase family protein, with amino-acid sequence MPVIRLDIGKQSINAEQKKQLIEKLTEAAVEITHIPQNAFSVIIHEHDDANYGVGGVTLDKVRKI; translated from the coding sequence ATGCCTGTAATACGCTTGGATATTGGCAAACAATCAATTAATGCGGAGCAGAAAAAACAGTTGATTGAAAAACTTACCGAGGCAGCGGTTGAGATTACGCACATTCCCCAAAACGCATTTTCCGTGATCATTCACGAACATGATGACGCAAATTATGGGGTCGGCGGCGTCACGCTTGATAAAGTAAGAAAAATATGA
- the cobM gene encoding precorrin-4 C(11)-methyltransferase yields MNAKIIFVGAGPGDPELITVKGRKALDSADVVIYAGSLVNPALLDGIKAEIHDSANMDLGAIIAIMRTAVENGRSVVRLHTGDTSFFSAISEQIERLRELNIPYEVIPGVSSAMAGAAVLGQELTIPEISQTVIFTRMEGRTPVPALERLGSLASHRATMAIFLSVGMIEKVRDELLQGYPPDTPVVIIEKATWPDQKVIRGALTDIVFLVKDAGIRKTALIYVGESLRASEASLGKESKLYHKDFKHEYRK; encoded by the coding sequence ATGAACGCAAAGATCATTTTTGTAGGCGCAGGACCGGGAGACCCGGAACTTATCACCGTGAAGGGCAGGAAGGCGCTCGACAGCGCAGACGTGGTGATCTATGCAGGCAGCCTGGTGAACCCCGCGCTGCTCGACGGCATCAAGGCCGAGATCCACGATTCAGCGAACATGGACCTCGGCGCGATCATTGCGATCATGCGCACGGCCGTGGAGAACGGCAGATCGGTCGTCCGGCTGCATACGGGAGATACGTCGTTCTTCAGCGCCATATCAGAGCAGATCGAACGGCTCCGTGAGCTGAATATACCGTATGAGGTCATCCCGGGAGTGTCATCGGCCATGGCCGGCGCCGCGGTCCTCGGGCAGGAGCTGACCATCCCCGAGATAAGCCAGACCGTCATCTTTACCCGGATGGAGGGCAGGACCCCGGTCCCGGCCCTTGAGCGGCTCGGTTCGCTGGCATCGCACCGCGCAACCATGGCGATCTTCCTGAGCGTCGGCATGATCGAGAAGGTGCGGGACGAGCTGCTGCAGGGGTATCCACCGGATACGCCTGTGGTGATCATCGAGAAGGCAACCTGGCCGGACCAGAAGGTCATCAGGGGCGCGCTGACGGACATTGTTTTTCTGGTGAAGGACGCAGGCATCAGGAAGACGGCGCTGATCTATGTGGGGGAATCACTCCGGGCATCGGAGGCGTCGCTCGGAAAAGAGTCGAAGCTGTACCATAAGGATTTTAAGCATGAGTACCGGAAGTGA
- a CDS encoding transposase yields MAEFPQRKPMRLATFDYKGPDHVYFITVCAYDKQPFFADHGVATVIVDEIKHRQALGEIKAYCHCLMPDHLHLLLSFGMKYDKTLQNWVSVFKRFTSREVKVAFGISHLWQRNFHDHVIRCRSSPNGPNELTDKAQYILNNPVRKMMVASWEEYPYCGRMDALPL; encoded by the coding sequence ATGGCGGAATTTCCGCAACGCAAACCAATGCGTCTCGCAACGTTTGATTATAAAGGTCCTGACCATGTTTACTTTATCACGGTCTGCGCGTACGACAAACAACCATTTTTCGCGGATCATGGCGTAGCAACAGTCATAGTGGACGAAATCAAACATCGTCAGGCTCTTGGTGAAATTAAAGCATATTGTCACTGCCTGATGCCGGATCATTTGCATCTTCTGTTATCGTTCGGAATGAAGTACGATAAGACTCTTCAAAATTGGGTTTCCGTGTTCAAGCGGTTCACGTCGCGTGAAGTGAAGGTCGCTTTCGGCATCAGCCATCTGTGGCAGCGGAATTTCCATGATCATGTGATACGCTGTAGGAGTTCCCCGAACGGTCCGAACGAACTGACCGATAAGGCGCAGTACATTTTGAACAATCCCGTGCGGAAGATGATGGTTGCCTCGTGGGAGGAATATCCGTATTGCGGGAGGATGGATGCATTGCCGTTGTGA
- a CDS encoding cobalamin biosynthesis protein: MRKTAIIYITDNGLKLAERLKSFSPGAEIAKYAPDVVEDLWRRSEELVFIMASGIVVRTIAPLLKDKRTDPAVVVLDEAGRYAVSLAGGHLGGANELAREIAAFLGSEAVITTASDVNGLPPLDLWAREHDLVIEDWSMLPLIGTRFVNNGALRVYEQQGSGVGGQGSEIKLPDEFLRVAEPRFADVIISNQQNAYAGPSLCAVAGDDCSIETCRVKGQLYLRPRNLVVGIGCNSGTSQEEIEDAVRSVLDSGNLSFLSLGCIATIDIKGSEPGLSAFARKYDLPLHVFRSAELNGVEGIERSEVVFKATGANAVAEPAALLAAGTNDLLVRKQKKGNVTVAVSAKTSGVRSQQSEERGRIFIVGTGPGSLEHITPAARDAIKRSDVIVGYGTYLDLIKELLKDKEVVSTGMTQEVDRCRKAVELAQAGKTVSVISGGDPGVYAMAGLIFEILKAEDGKVRGWEDEKTEQSKTIPTSQFRNFSTLLPSVEVIPGISALNAAASRLGAPLMHDFACISLSDRLTPWEMIERRLEAAAAADFVIVLYNPRSKGRAGHLNRAREIILKHRDAKTAVGLVKGAMREQETVIVTDLENMQDTDVDMQTTVIIGNSKTFVWNDFMITPRGYDV, translated from the coding sequence GTGAGAAAAACAGCGATCATCTATATAACTGATAATGGACTGAAGCTTGCGGAGCGGCTGAAGTCATTCTCACCTGGCGCGGAGATCGCGAAATACGCGCCGGACGTTGTCGAAGACTTGTGGCGGAGGAGCGAGGAGCTGGTGTTCATCATGGCCTCCGGCATCGTTGTGCGGACCATTGCGCCGCTGCTTAAGGACAAGCGGACCGATCCCGCGGTCGTTGTGCTGGATGAGGCGGGGAGATATGCAGTAAGCCTGGCAGGCGGCCACCTCGGCGGAGCGAACGAACTGGCGCGCGAGATCGCGGCGTTCCTGGGCAGCGAGGCGGTCATTACCACTGCGTCGGATGTGAACGGTCTACCGCCGCTCGATCTCTGGGCGCGGGAACATGATTTGGTCATCGAGGACTGGAGCATGCTTCCCCTGATCGGAACGCGGTTCGTGAACAACGGCGCGCTGCGGGTGTATGAGCAGCAGGGATCAGGGGTCGGGGGGCAGGGGTCAGAAATTAAACTACCCGATGAGTTCCTGCGCGTAGCGGAGCCGCGGTTCGCGGACGTGATCATCTCGAACCAACAGAATGCCTATGCAGGGCCTTCGTTATGCGCTGTCGCGGGAGACGACTGTTCCATCGAAACCTGCCGGGTGAAGGGCCAGCTCTATCTCAGGCCCCGAAACCTTGTCGTCGGCATCGGGTGCAACAGCGGAACGTCGCAGGAGGAGATCGAGGATGCGGTACGAAGCGTGCTCGATAGCGGCAATCTGTCGTTCCTGTCCCTGGGCTGTATCGCGACGATCGATATCAAGGGCAGCGAGCCGGGACTCAGTGCGTTCGCTCGAAAATATGACCTCCCGCTGCACGTATTCAGAAGTGCCGAGCTGAACGGCGTGGAAGGGATAGAAAGATCCGAGGTTGTATTCAAAGCGACAGGCGCGAATGCTGTCGCCGAACCTGCGGCGCTGCTTGCCGCCGGGACGAATGACCTGCTGGTGCGAAAGCAGAAGAAAGGAAACGTGACCGTGGCAGTTTCAGCGAAGACGTCAGGAGTCAGGAGTCAGCAGTCAGAAGAAAGAGGCAGGATATTCATTGTCGGGACCGGGCCGGGCAGCCTGGAGCATATCACGCCCGCTGCCAGGGACGCGATCAAAAGGTCTGATGTCATCGTGGGCTACGGAACCTATCTCGATCTCATCAAGGAACTCCTTAAGGACAAGGAAGTCGTGTCTACCGGAATGACGCAGGAAGTCGACCGGTGCCGGAAAGCGGTAGAACTGGCTCAGGCCGGAAAGACCGTTTCCGTGATCAGCGGTGGTGACCCCGGAGTATATGCCATGGCCGGGCTCATTTTTGAGATTCTGAAAGCTGAAGATGGGAAGGTGCGAGGTTGGGAAGATGAGAAAACGGAGCAAAGTAAGACGATCCCAACGTCTCAATTTCGCAACTTCTCAACCTTGCTGCCTTCAGTTGAAGTGATCCCCGGCATTTCCGCGCTGAATGCCGCTGCCTCGCGTCTCGGCGCTCCCCTGATGCATGATTTTGCCTGCATCAGCCTGTCGGACCGCCTGACGCCCTGGGAAATGATCGAGAGGCGTCTTGAGGCTGCCGCAGCAGCGGACTTCGTTATCGTCCTGTACAATCCCCGGAGCAAAGGCCGGGCCGGCCATCTCAACCGGGCGCGGGAGATCATCCTGAAGCACCGGGATGCGAAAACAGCCGTGGGCCTCGTGAAGGGCGCGATGCGGGAGCAGGAGACGGTCATCGTGACGGACCTTGAGAACATGCAGGACACTGACGTCGATATGCAGACGACCGTGATCATCGGCAACTCGAAAACATTTGTGTGGAACGATTTCATGATAACACCGAGAGGGTATGACGTGTGA
- a CDS encoding recombinase, with amino-acid sequence MSSYEQYEKECNRIRGKNKLLLKHFQKWLSGSKLSSTTVKKHVSNVDFYINEFLLYEDTIEAAEGAGSIGMFLGYWFIRKAMWASTAAIKANAASLTKFYQFMLETNKITGEALEQLKCRIKDGMPEWLGRMERYDDPNIEDPEEIWGR; translated from the coding sequence ATGAGTTCGTACGAACAATATGAGAAGGAATGCAATAGAATCAGAGGAAAAAACAAGCTCTTATTAAAGCACTTTCAAAAATGGCTGTCAGGCAGCAAGCTTTCAAGTACGACCGTAAAAAAGCATGTTTCAAACGTCGATTTTTATATTAATGAGTTCCTTTTATATGAAGATACCATTGAAGCCGCCGAGGGCGCCGGCAGCATAGGCATGTTTCTGGGCTATTGGTTCATACGAAAAGCGATGTGGGCGAGCACAGCGGCTATCAAAGCAAATGCCGCGAGTTTGACGAAATTTTATCAGTTTATGCTTGAAACAAACAAAATAACCGGCGAAGCCCTTGAGCAACTTAAATGCAGAATAAAGGATGGCATGCCGGAATGGCTTGGGAGAATGGAAAGATATGATGATCCCAATATAGAAGACCCTGAAGAAATCTGGGGAAGATAG
- a CDS encoding PhoH family protein, whose translation MKILEYADLDVAKVKRQYEKTIDFLSKDDFRSADVKKLSEQGLYRAKLDDSNRLLFKIMFFNGERYALILETVLNHAYEKSKFLRGVRIDETKILSVDQAESAAGDAPKLRYVNPGVKRFHFLDKAISFDPEQQEVYRLSAPLIIIGPAGSGKTALTLEKMKRLHGRILYVTLSKYLADNSRSLYYSHHYENESQDLSFLSFRELIETMRVPEGREVSYRAFAEWLFKIPRQQRVADAHRLYEEFRGVLTGSVVDAAWLGREEYLGLGVKQSIFLDEERELVYTLFEKYLAWLKAAGLYDPNILAHGYLAHARPEYDFIVVDEVQDITNIQLQLILKGLKRPEDFILCGDSNQVVHPNFFSWSGLKSMLYLSEALESGKVTRILQSNFRNATTVTALANKLLMIKQRRFGSLDRESNYLMNSVSDTVGEVVFVKDTERAKRELSRTTRRSTKYAVLVMRDEDKAAARQFFDTPLLFSIHEAKGLEYENVILVNFITFERKSFSEIVEGIGEQDLAGDLEYRRARDKTDKAHEVYKFFINSLYVAITRAVNRIFLIEGDTGHPLISLLGIRNARENVVVEEKQSTIEEWQAEARRLEQQGRQEQADEIRRNILKTQPVPWEICTSGRVEELLVRARDPKEVSQKPRKTLFEYALFYGEPRMILLLKQSGFDKAKPLYMDEYGLQRLQSQNYSQQRKGLYARYFQEYEGKFYQGILKQCETYGVDHRTMFNTTTLMLAASAGNDSLISELLARGANVELTDNYGRTAWQHALARAAYKKNYAVEQFPRVHELLAPGSVSLKAEDRLIKIDASQGEFLLYQLFFSVLHDQLLSSSYIDWVALTAVKLAEMADSLPDSVTPAYRRKRQYLSSLLSKNETDSANPYGRKLFKRFRQGYYILNPKLAVLHKDEWAPLYRYAGLDLLEKSGKVVDEKFGVLTDMLHAWESGPEAARSVEQQ comes from the coding sequence ATGAAAATCCTCGAATACGCCGATCTCGATGTCGCGAAGGTGAAGCGGCAGTACGAAAAAACAATCGACTTTCTCTCGAAGGACGATTTCCGCTCGGCGGATGTGAAGAAACTATCTGAACAGGGGCTGTATCGCGCGAAGCTCGATGATTCGAATCGCCTGCTGTTTAAAATCATGTTCTTTAACGGCGAACGCTACGCCCTGATTCTCGAAACGGTGCTGAACCACGCGTACGAGAAGTCGAAGTTCCTGCGCGGCGTCAGGATCGATGAAACGAAGATATTATCGGTCGATCAGGCGGAAAGCGCTGCCGGGGACGCGCCGAAGCTTCGGTATGTCAATCCCGGCGTGAAGCGTTTCCATTTTCTGGACAAGGCGATTTCGTTCGATCCGGAGCAGCAGGAGGTCTACCGGCTGTCCGCGCCGCTCATCATCATCGGTCCGGCGGGCAGCGGCAAGACGGCGCTGACGCTTGAAAAGATGAAGCGCCTGCATGGCAGAATTCTGTACGTCACGCTTTCCAAATATCTCGCGGACAACTCACGCAGCCTCTATTATTCCCATCATTACGAGAACGAGTCACAGGACTTGTCGTTTCTGTCCTTCCGGGAGCTGATCGAGACCATGCGCGTACCCGAGGGCAGGGAGGTGTCGTACCGGGCTTTCGCGGAATGGTTGTTTAAAATCCCCAGGCAGCAGCGGGTCGCGGACGCGCACCGGCTGTACGAGGAGTTTCGGGGCGTCCTGACCGGCTCGGTCGTGGATGCGGCGTGGCTCGGCAGAGAGGAGTATCTCGGCCTGGGGGTGAAGCAGTCCATCTTTCTCGACGAAGAGCGGGAGCTCGTGTATACGCTTTTTGAGAAATATCTCGCCTGGCTCAAAGCCGCCGGTCTGTACGATCCGAACATCCTCGCGCACGGGTACCTTGCGCACGCGCGGCCGGAGTACGATTTTATCGTTGTTGACGAGGTGCAGGACATCACCAATATCCAACTCCAGCTGATCCTGAAAGGCCTCAAGCGGCCGGAGGACTTCATCCTCTGCGGCGATTCCAATCAGGTAGTGCACCCGAACTTCTTTTCCTGGAGCGGCCTCAAGTCCATGCTCTACCTGTCCGAAGCGCTCGAATCCGGCAAGGTAACGAGGATTCTCCAGTCGAATTTCCGGAACGCGACGACCGTAACGGCGCTGGCGAACAAGCTGCTCATGATCAAGCAGAGGCGCTTCGGCTCGCTCGACCGCGAGAGCAATTACCTCATGAACAGTGTGTCGGACACTGTCGGCGAGGTAGTGTTCGTGAAGGACACGGAGCGGGCCAAACGCGAGCTTTCCCGGACCACGCGGAGGTCCACGAAGTACGCCGTGTTGGTCATGCGCGACGAGGACAAGGCCGCGGCCCGGCAGTTCTTCGACACCCCGCTCCTGTTCAGCATCCACGAGGCGAAAGGGCTGGAGTACGAGAACGTCATTCTGGTAAACTTCATCACCTTTGAGCGCAAGAGCTTCAGCGAGATTGTTGAGGGAATCGGGGAGCAGGACCTCGCCGGCGACCTCGAATACCGGCGGGCCCGGGACAAGACGGACAAAGCGCACGAGGTTTATAAGTTTTTCATCAATTCACTTTATGTCGCCATCACTCGCGCCGTGAACAGGATTTTCCTGATCGAAGGAGATACGGGCCATCCGCTCATCTCTCTCCTCGGTATTCGGAACGCGCGCGAAAACGTCGTGGTCGAGGAGAAACAATCAACGATCGAAGAATGGCAGGCCGAGGCCCGGCGGCTCGAGCAGCAGGGAAGGCAGGAGCAGGCGGACGAGATAAGACGGAACATCCTGAAGACCCAGCCGGTGCCGTGGGAAATCTGCACATCCGGCCGCGTTGAGGAGTTGCTCGTCCGCGCGCGGGACCCGAAGGAGGTCTCTCAAAAGCCGCGGAAGACGCTGTTCGAGTATGCGTTGTTTTATGGCGAGCCGCGCATGATTCTCCTGCTCAAACAATCGGGCTTTGACAAGGCAAAGCCGTTGTATATGGATGAATATGGTCTTCAGAGATTGCAGAGTCAGAACTACAGCCAGCAGCGCAAGGGGTTATATGCGCGGTATTTTCAGGAATACGAGGGGAAATTCTATCAGGGTATCCTGAAGCAGTGCGAGACCTACGGCGTTGATCATCGAACGATGTTCAATACGACGACGCTGATGCTGGCCGCGTCGGCGGGCAACGATTCGCTGATAAGCGAGCTTCTCGCCCGGGGAGCGAACGTCGAGCTTACGGACAACTACGGTCGCACCGCATGGCAGCACGCGCTTGCGCGGGCGGCCTATAAAAAGAATTACGCTGTTGAGCAGTTTCCGCGTGTGCATGAGCTTCTGGCGCCCGGAAGCGTCAGCCTCAAGGCGGAGGACCGTCTGATAAAGATCGACGCAAGCCAGGGAGAATTTTTATTGTATCAACTCTTCTTCTCCGTCCTGCACGACCAATTGCTTTCCTCCAGCTACATCGACTGGGTGGCGCTCACCGCGGTAAAGCTGGCGGAAATGGCCGACTCCTTGCCGGATAGCGTGACCCCGGCATACCGCAGAAAGCGGCAGTATCTCTCGTCTCTCCTGTCAAAAAACGAAACCGACAGCGCGAATCCTTACGGACGCAAACTTTTCAAGAGGTTCAGGCAGGGGTATTATATCCTGAATCCGAAACTTGCCGTTCTTCACAAGGATGAGTGGGCGCCCCTGTACCGGTACGCGGGCCTCGACCTTTTGGAGAAATCGGGTAAAGTTGTGGATGAAAAATTCGGGGTGCTGACCGATATGCTTCACGCGTGGGAAAGCGGACCCGAGGCGGCTCGGTCCGTGGAACAGCAATGA
- a CDS encoding BPL-N domain-containing protein, with protein MEKKNIAFLWDESFLWGLMAYKALMSAGLPFTLVRAEDVRNGCLDRHTALFVPGGWASNKVKTLGQDGVEAIKRFIHDGGAYLGFCGGAGLATMDGIGLVPVTRRPTKERVPSFSGRIKLKVNNHPLWEGIPEGEGVNSELVFHAWWPSQFVIDGQSVNVLATYGEAMPDSFSSDVNVGDAEAVGSWPELERVYQIHLDPMRLLGEPAVIEGSFGKGRVLLSLVHFDTPCDLNGVAMLRNIWNYFGCEQIVLRDIPAAYENEPRPVVFHEPLLSEFEWAVNGLIEFGQRNFLWFWRNPMLLQWRRGVRGLEYCTLSVMVKELAEILRRQRTDDRPQTINEQLERTGELLLPFVDKAKHLLIRERFAMQNAPITYERCDDLEIQTLREELFSRSKSHGGLFKEVIDEVDRLLYSAMTLR; from the coding sequence TTGGAAAAAAAAAATATTGCTTTCCTCTGGGACGAGTCGTTCCTTTGGGGGCTTATGGCGTACAAGGCCCTGATGAGTGCCGGGCTTCCCTTTACCCTGGTAAGGGCGGAAGACGTTAGAAATGGCTGCCTGGACCGGCATACCGCTCTGTTCGTTCCGGGCGGGTGGGCCTCGAACAAGGTGAAGACCCTGGGTCAGGACGGCGTTGAAGCGATTAAAAGGTTCATCCATGACGGCGGCGCGTACCTTGGATTTTGCGGCGGGGCAGGGCTTGCAACCATGGACGGCATCGGTCTCGTGCCGGTCACGAGAAGGCCGACGAAAGAGCGCGTCCCGAGCTTCAGCGGCAGAATCAAATTGAAGGTGAATAACCATCCTCTTTGGGAGGGCATTCCTGAAGGTGAAGGCGTTAATTCCGAACTTGTCTTCCACGCCTGGTGGCCGTCTCAGTTTGTCATCGACGGCCAAAGCGTGAACGTTCTTGCGACCTATGGCGAAGCAATGCCTGATTCCTTCAGCTCTGATGTGAACGTAGGCGACGCTGAAGCCGTCGGCTCTTGGCCTGAACTTGAGCGCGTCTACCAGATCCATCTCGACCCGATGCGCCTGCTTGGTGAACCCGCCGTAATTGAAGGATCGTTCGGAAAGGGAAGGGTTTTGCTTTCACTCGTTCATTTCGATACGCCGTGCGATCTGAACGGTGTAGCGATGCTGCGGAATATCTGGAATTATTTTGGCTGCGAGCAGATCGTTCTCCGCGATATTCCGGCGGCTTACGAAAATGAACCCCGCCCCGTGGTTTTCCATGAGCCTCTTCTGTCGGAGTTTGAGTGGGCGGTGAATGGTCTGATCGAGTTCGGCCAACGGAACTTTCTCTGGTTCTGGAGGAATCCCATGCTTCTGCAGTGGAGGCGTGGGGTGCGGGGGCTCGAATACTGCACGCTCTCTGTCATGGTAAAAGAGCTCGCTGAAATTTTAAGAAGACAGAGGACAGATGACAGGCCACAGACAATCAATGAGCAACTGGAAAGGACCGGAGAATTGCTCCTGCCATTCGTGGATAAGGCGAAACATCTCCTGATACGGGAACGGTTTGCCATGCAGAATGCCCCTATAACCTATGAACGGTGCGATGACCTTGAAATCCAGACTCTCAGGGAAGAACTCTTCTCCCGCTCAAAGAGCCACGGCGGACTGTTTAAAGAGGTCATTGACGAGGTTGATCGATTACTGTATAGCGCGATGACTCTGCGCTGA